The genomic DNA CTCGGGTGTTTCGGTGGTCGCGGGTGTTTCGGACGACTTGGTGGTGTCCTGCTCCCCCGAGGTGTCCGAACCCTCCGACGCCCCGTCACCGGCCGTGCCGGAGCCGGAGCCGCCGCCCGTGACCCCGGAGTCGCTGCCCAGTCCGGCCAGCAGACCGCAGGTCGGCCAGGCGGCGATGCCCTGGTCCGCGTGTATCTTCTCGGCGATTCGTATCTGCTGGGAGCGACTGGCCTGGTCGGCGCTGGGGGCGTAGTCCAGCCCGCCGTACCGCTCCCAGGCGTCCTGGGACAGCTGCAGGCCGCCGTAGTACCCGTTGCCGCTGTTCTGGCTCCAGGCACCACCGGTCTCGCACTCGGCGACCTGGTCCCAGTTCGCGGAGTCGGCCGCGTGGGCGCCGGTGGCACCGAGCAGCGGGATCGCGATGGCGGAGCCGGTCACTCCGGCGGCGACGACCAGTGCGGGTGCCTGGCGGGGGCGGCGGTGACGACCGTTCCCGGAGAGCATGCGACGACCTTTCACGAGACGACGGGGACCGCGCGGCGGATGACGCTCGACACCACGCTGATCCGTGAACGTATAGGGAGATCATCACTTGTCACAAGTTCATGCCGCGCAGATCACGTGAAGATCACAGAGTTGAGCGCGTGTCACTTTTGCGTCGGCGACGGACCGTTGCCCGCCGATGACGCGAGCGGTGTGAACGAGACCGGCAAAGTGCGCAGACCTCGCATGATGAGGCCGCCGCGCCACCGGAGTTCGGCCGGGTCCGCGGCGAGGCGGAGGTCCGGCAGCCGGGTGAGCAGGGTGGCCAGCGCCGTCTGCCCCTCCAGCCGGGCGAGCGGGGCGCCGAGGCAGTAGTGGATGCCGTGGCCGTACCCGAGGTGCTGGCTGTCGCGGCGGGCCAGGTCCAGGGTGTCCGGGTCGGTGAACCGCTCCGGGTCCCGGTCGGCGGCGGCGAGGACGACGAGGACGGGGTCGCCGGCCGCGACGTCCTGTCCGCCGATGGTCAGCGGCCGGGTGGCGAAGCGCCAGGTGGCCAGCTCCACCGGGCCGTCGTAGCGCAGGAGTTCCTCGACGCCGGTCTCCAGCAGGCCGCGCTCCCCGGCGGCCAGGGACGCCTGCAGCCGCTCCCGCTGCCCGGGGTGGGTGAGCAGGGCGTACGCGCCGTTGCCCACGAGGTTGACCGTGGTCTCGAAACCTGCGAAGAGCAGGATGAAGGCCATGGCCGCGGCCTCGTTCTCGGTGAGGTGCTCGCCGTGGTCGGAGGCGCGGATCAGGCCGGAGATGAGGTCCTCGCCGGGCGCGGGCTCGGGCGGCAGTGCGGCGCGCTTGCGGTGGATGAGATCGGCGAGGTAGCCGCGCATCTTCTTCACCGACCGGGCGACGCCGCCCCGCGGGCCTCCTTGGTGACGGATCATCATGCCCGCCCAGTCCCGGAACTCGTCCTGGTCCTCGCGGGGGACGCCGAGCAGGTCGCAGATGGCGTAGATGGGCAGCGGGAAGGCGAACTCGTGGATCAGGTCGGCGGAGCCGGTGGCGGCGAAGCGGTCGATGAGGAGGTCGGCCAGCTCCTGCACCCGGGGCGCGAACTCGGCCACGCGGCGGGGCGTGAACGCCTTGCTGACCAGCCGTCGCAGCCTGGTGTGGTCGGGCGGGTCGATGTTGAGCAGATGGGTCATCAGCTCGGCCTTCCGCTCCCCCGGAATGCCGGTCTTGCCCTTGGCGTGCGCGGGCTCGGCGTGGTGCGCCGGGTTCTTGGACAGCCGCGGGTCGGCGAGGGCCTGTTTCGCGTCGGCGTACCGGGTGACCAGCCATGCCTCCACTCCGCTGGGCAGCCGGGTGCGGTGCACGGGGGCGTGCTCGCGCAGCCAGGCGTAGGCAGGATAGGGGTCGCTCGCGAACTCCCAGGTGAACAGCTCGGGGACGGGGGCGGAAGAGCTGCCGGTCATCCCTCGACCGCCCGGATCGCGTCCCGGTAGGCGCGGGCCGCCGCTCTCAGGGCCGCCTCGGGGTCGGTGCCCGCGGACTCGGCGCGGGCGGCGAGGGCGAGCAGTTCGTAGCCGATGCCCTCGCCGGTGGGCAGCGGGACGTCGAGGCCCGCGGTGCGGACGCGGGAGGCGAGCTTGGCGGCGAGGGCGAGGCCGGGCTGGCCCAGGGGGACGCCCTCGGTGACCGAGGTGCGCCGCTTCTCCGCGGCCTTGGTGCGCAGCCAGTGCTCCCGGACCTCCTCGGGGGTCTCGGCCGTCTCCTCGCCGAAGACGTGCGGGTGGCGGTGGATGAGCTTGGCGACGATGGTGCCGGCCACGTCGTCCACGGAGAACGGGGCGTCGGGGTCCTCCTCGGCGATGCGGGCGTGGAAGACGACCTGGAGGAGCACGTCGCCCAGCTCCTCCCGCAGCTCGTCGCGGTCGCCGTCCTCGATGGCCTCGACGAGTTCGTACGCCTCCTCGATGGCGTACTTGGCCAGGCCCTTGTGGGTGCGCTGCGAGGACCAGGGGCATTCGAGGCGGATGCGGTCCATGACCTGGACGAGGTCGAGGAGGCGGGCGCCCGGGAGGTCGTAGGAGGCGGGGAGCAGCTCGAGGTCGGGCATCCGGACACGGCCGGAGCCGGCGAGGCGGGCCAGGCCGTCGGTGAGCGCGGGGTCGCCCTCGCCGGTCGCGACGACCACCGCGGTGCGGCCGCCGGCGCAGGCGTCCACCAGTTCCTCGGCGGTCGGGGCCGCCTCCTCCACCCGGATCCCCGCCTCGCGCAGATAGGGCACCTGCGGGTGGGCGCCGTCGGCGCACAGGACGCGGTCGGCGGTGCGCAGGGCCTGCCAGGCGGGCCAGGACAGCAGGCCGGGGGCGACGCGGTGGCTGGTGGTGAGCAGGACGATGCGGCCCTGGTCGGGGGCGGTCGCGTCGGCGGTGGTTGCGTTCACTCCTCGAACCTAACGCACCCGGTCGACGGCCCCCCGAGTTGTCCACAGGGGACCGTATCGCCGCTGCTCAGGGGTGCTACGCCGGCTGCTGGGGCCCCGCCGCCGTGATCTCGCGCACCCACGGTGTCCGCGTGTCGACACGGCTGCTCTTCTGGACGTCCCAGGCGCCGTAGCGCGGGTTGAGGTCGACGTCGAGCTTCTTGGATGCCTCGGACAGGGCCTGCCAGAACTCGGGCCGGCTGGTGTCGGTGCCGAGGCTCTGGGCGAGCTTCTGGGCCTCGATCTGGACGAGGAGGTTGTCGTCGAGGCGGTCGGGGGCGACGCCGTACTGCTGGAGCCAGACCGTCTCCAGCTGCTCGGGGCCGCCGGCCTGCTTCTCCAGCTCGCCGCGCATGTCCTGCACTTCCTTGCGGCTGACGCCCACCCCGGCGTCCTGGGCGGCGCGGTGCAGGACCCGGTCGAGGACCATGCCGTGCAGGGTGTCGCGGGTGAGGGTGCCGGTCCGGGCGACGACCTGCTGGTACTGGGTGTCGTCCGGCACGGCGGCGCGCTGTGCCTCGCGCACCTCGTCCACGCGGTTCTCCAGCTGGGCGACGGTGATGCGCTGGTCGCCGACGACGGCCGCCGCGCCCGGATGCGCGTCGTTGCCGCAAGCGGTGAGCAGGGGGGCCGCTGCGGCGATCGCGGCGGTGAGGAGAAGCGCGGAGCGACGGCGGCTGCGGCGGTGCAAGGGAACCTCCCGTTTGGAGATTGTGCGACGGTGCACAAAGTCTTGCGATGATCGATGTTAGGCAGTGGCCCGGCTCTGGCCAACCCATTGGACCAACGATTCATCGGGACTTCGGGCACCGCCTCGTGCCCGGCCCGCCACCGGGCCCTCGTGGCGGCGGTGGTCAGCCGCGCATCCGGCCCAGCCACTGGAGCGTGCGCCGGATGTCGTCCGCGAGCGGATGGCCGGGTCCGTGGACGTGCTCCACGTCGTGCAGCAGCCGGACCAGCGTGTCGTGGGCGGCGGCGCGGTCGCCGAGGGCGAGGAGGAGATGGCCGATGCGGCGGCGGACGTCGTGGGCGAGGTCGGGGTCGCCGGCCACGTACTGGTTCTCGTAGTACGGCAGCAGCGCGCGGTACTCGGCGAGGGCGGCGGCCGGTTCGCCAAGCTGTTCCAGGCACTGGGCGGCGTCGTAGCGGTGGCGCAGGGACTGCGGGTCGGCCTGGCCGGCCTCGGCGGCGCGTTCGTCGGCGAGGCGGCGCAGTTCGGGCAGGGCACGCCGGTACTGGCCGTCGTCCATGAGGGTCGCCGCGTACTGCCTGCGCAGGGTGCGCACGACCGGGGAGCGTTCGCCGTGCTGTTCGGCTGCGGCGGGCAGGATCGCGCCGAGGACGTCGACGGCCTGGGTGATGCGGCCCTCGCCGAGGAGGCGTTTGACGTCGTCGACGGCGCGGGCGACGTCCGGTTTCTCCGCCTCGGCGGCGGGCGGTACGGGCGCCGGTTGCGGCGCGGGGGTGCGGGCGCGGTCGGGCCAGGGGGCGTGCGGGCGCACGAAGGGGCGGGTGGGGTCAAGGGGGCCGCCGGTGGGCACGCCGAGCGTGGGCAGCAGCGGCGCGAGGTGCTCGTAGACCTCCTGCGCGGAGTCGGGGCGGTGCTGCGGGTCCTTGGCGAGCAGGCGCAGCACCAGGGCTTCGAGCGCCTCCGGGACCTCGGGGCGGGTACGGCGCACGGGCAGCGGGGGCTCGTACAGGTGCCGGTGCAGCACACCGAGTGCCGTGGAACCCGCGAACGGGACGTCGCCGCTGAGCAGTTCGTGCAGCAGCACGCCGAGTGCGTACAGGTCGGTGTACGGGCCGACGGCGCCGCCCATGGCCTGCTCGGGGGCCATGTAGGCGGGCGAGCCGATGGGGGTGCCGGTGTGGGTGAGGCGGGTGGTGTCGGCGTCCATGACGGAGGCGACGCCGAGGTCGAGGACGGTGACGGTGCCGTCCTGCTTGACCATCACGTTGCGCGGCTTGAGGTCGCGGTGGACGATCGGCACGGCGTGCACGGCGCTGAGGACGGCGCACAGTTGGGCGGCGACCGCGACGGCCCACTGCCACGGGTAGGGATCGTGCTCGGCGAGGTGGTCGGAGAGGTCGGCGCCGTCGACGTACTGCATGACGAGGAACAGCTCCTCGCCCTCGCTGCCCGCGTCGTGCACCGTGACCAGGCCGGGGTGGTCGACCTGTGCGGTGACGCGGCACTCGCGCACGAACCGGCGGCGCAGTTCGTCGGCCTCCGCTCCGGCGACCTTGTCGGGGCGCAGCAGCTTCACCGCCACGCGCCGGTCCAGGCGCCGGTCGTAGGCCGTCCAGACCTGTCCCATGCCGCCCTGGCCGATGAGCGTGGACAGCTCGTACCGGCCGGCGACGACGCGTCCGGTCGCCGCGGTCACCGTCCGCCCCGGTGGCCGTCGTCACGGCCGTCGTGGTTGCGCAGGTAGTCGCTGAGCTCGTCGAGTTCGGCGCGGACCTGGTCGATGCGGGCGGGGGCCGGGGGGTGCTGCGGCGTCGGGGCCTGGTACGGCGGCACCGGCGCCTGCGCCGGGGCGGGGGCCGGGGCGTAGGGGTACGCGGGCTGCGGGTGTCCGTACCCGGGTGCCGGGGGCGGCGGCATCGGGACGGGGTGGCCGGGGTGGGGCGGCCGCCGGTGGTGGCGGATGTCGGCGTAGAGGAAGTACCCGGCGCAGGCGCAGGCGTTGAGCAGCAGGATGATCATCCCGGTGGTGCCGGCCGGGGTGCTGAAGTCGTCGGTGTCGTCGGTGGCCAGGAAGCAGAAGCTGACCACCAGGGCGACGGCCGTCGCGGCGAAGACCCACCAGTCGCGTGGCCGGCGGCTCACGACGGCGGCGTACAGCGTCGATATCCAGGCGAGGAAGCCGATGCTCAGCAGGGCCAGGGCCACGAAGAAGACGCGCAACAGGACCAGCACCGCGGTCCTGGGGCGGCGCGGCGGCGGTGGCGGCGCATAGCCGTGGCCGTGCATGACTTCTCCTGGGGACCCGATGGGACGGACGTGCGCCGGGCGACCGGTGCGGAGTCGAGCGTATAGGCCGACACGGACCGGCGGCCCCGGGTTGTACCGAACCGTTGTCGTCCTGGTCACTCGGGCCGCGCGGGCGGCTCAGCCGGGGTCGACCGTGCCGTCCGTGAGCCCGTCGTACATGCCCCGCACCAGTTGCTCCCCCAGGCGGCCCGCGAGGCGCAGCGCGCGCTCGAACTCGTCGAGGGCGCGGAAGCGGTCGCCGTAGCCGCGCTGGGCGTCGAGGGGCAGCCGGGGCAGTTGGAGGCGCCGTACGTCGAGGCGGGTGGCGGTGGAGGCGTAGCTGCTGGCCTGCCGGTGGTTGGCGGTGCCGCGCAGGAACCCGGCGAGGAACCAGGGGTCGAGGGCGGCGGGGTCGGGGCGCAGCAGCACGAGGTTGCGTCCGAGGGCGGCGCCCGCGGTGTCCGCGTCGATCACGCGCGCGACGGAGCCGCCGCCGAGGACGGGCACGACGACGTCACCGGATTCGGTCAGGACGGGTTCCTCGTCGCCCTCCGGGAGGGTGCCCGAGGGGCCGGTGCCGGTGAGGACGTCGTGGTCGGTGAGCAGGGGCACGCGCGCGTGACCGCCGTTCGTGCCGGTGCGCAGCACGAGGGCGCCGCCGCGGGCGAGTTCGCCGACGGTGGTGAGCGGCCTGCGGGGTGCGGCGCGTCCGGTGCCGGGGGCCGCGGGGGCCAGCTCGGCGGTCAGGCGCAGGGTCTCGTCCAGGCGCTCGCGTACGTCCGTGAGCCGCTCGGTGCCGCCGGTGGCGGTGGGGGGCGGCAGGTGGCGGGCGGGCGCCAGGTCGACGTCGTCGTCGAGGAGTTCGACGACGGGCAGACAGCGGGCGAGGCCGGGCCGGTCGTCGAGCCGGCCGGTGCGGTCGAACGCGGTCCAGGCGTCGAGTACGGCGTCCCGCACGGACCGCCAGTCCGGACCGCCGCGCCCCTCTCCGGCGAACTGCCCCGTGTCGGCGAGCAGCACCCCGGGCTGCGCGGGCGCCCGCTCGGGCCGGCGCAGCACCCACAGGTGCAGGGGGATGTTGTACGGGGGTGCCGCACCGACCGGCAGGGCGATCACGGCGTGCAGCGCGCCCCGGCGCAGCAGGTCGGCGCGGACCCGGCGGCCGGAGCGGCGGGAGGCGGCGGCGGGCGGCATCAGGACGACGACGGTGCCGCCGTCCCTGACCCGGGCCAGGGCGTGCTGCACCCAGGCCAGTTCGGATTCGGTGCGGGCCGGGAAGCCGTACTCCCAGCGGGGGTCGTAGGCGAGTTCGTCGTGGCCCCAGTTGCGTTCGTTGAACGGCGGGTGGCACAGCGCGGCGTCGGCGCGCAGCCCGGTGCGGGCGTCCGCGCGCAGGCTGTCGCCGGCGGTGATGCGCACGGTGGCGTCCGTGCTCAGGGCGAGCCGCAGCGCGGTGAGCGCGGCCAGTGCGGGGTCGCTGTCCTGGCCGTACAGCTCCTGTCCGGGCCGGGCGACGGCGGCAGCGGCGCGGAGCAGGGATCCGGTGCCGCAGGCGGGGTCGAGCACCGTGCGGGCGGGACCGGCGAGTTCGGCCATCAGGTCGGCGAGCGGGTCCGGGGTGAGCGTGTACTGCCGCGGGTTGGCGTCGAGGTGCCGGCCGAGCAGGAACTCGTACGCCTTGCGGGCGCCCGGCCCGGCGGCGAGTTCGGCGGCGCCGCGCAGGAGGGGGGCGGAGGGGAGCAGCCGGGGGCCGGCCGGGGTGGTGACGGCACGCTCGGGGCCGGTGCCGAAGCGGGCGTCGAGTACCTGGTCGAGGGCGGCGGGCAGCAGGTCGGCGAGGCGTTCGTCGGAGCCGGCGCTCGCGTCCAGCCAGCGGGTGGGGCGGTCGTGGATCAGCAGCAGGACGCAGCCGGCCTGCACCAGGGCGGCGACCGGGCCCTCCGGGTGGCCGGCCAGTTGCTGCCAGACGCGTTCGCGCGGGGGGACCTCGGCGAGTTTGCCCTGGGCGCGCAGCCATGCCTCGACGTCGGCGAGGGCGAAGGACGGGCTGGTCTCGGTACCGCCGACCGGTCTGGGGAAGTCCGCGTGCCGACGGCGCCAGTTGCTGACGGCGGCGCGGCCGACGCCGGCGAGCCGCGCGATACCGGCGGCGGTCACCTCTGTCCCGTGGTCCTGCACGCTCGGGCCCCCTCGTCCTGGTGTGTGGGGGTGATCCTACCGATGAACATGATCCGACCTCGATTCACATCGTGTACTTGCGCCCCTCCGTGAACCGTGTTGACTCGGTTCACAAGCTCTGGTCTCATTGACGCATCGGACCGGCCGAGGCGACGGGCTTCGGTTCACGGTCGACTGATCCGTCTCTGGGGAGAGGACTGACGTCATGGGCATGAAGACCAAGATCGTGCTGGGCACCGTCGTGGGGATCGCCGTCATCGGCGCGCTGTCGGCGAACGCGGGCGACGGGGACGGCGGCGCCAAGAGCGACGACCGGACCTCGGCGAGCGCGGGCGAGAAGCCGGGTGGCGCGGGCACGGACAGCGCGAAGACGGACGGGGCGTCCGACGCGAAGCCCGCCGAGGACAAGGCCGTGGAGAAGGCGTCCCAGGCCGAGCGGTTCAAGGCGTTCGTGCGGAAGAACGGGACGCCCGGGGAGAAGGACGCCGTCTCCCATGTCACCAAGGTGCAGGGCGCCGACGAGCAGAACGACATCCTCGACGCCGCCGACGTCTACACCGACTTCACCGGCGGCATCATGGGCGAGGGCACGGGTCCGGCCAAGCTCATCGCCTCCGCGTTCGCCGACTGGAAGGACAGCGAGAACGGCCTCGTCACGATCTACGACGCCGACGG from Streptomyces sp. CB09001 includes the following:
- a CDS encoding cytochrome P450, with product MTGSSSAPVPELFTWEFASDPYPAYAWLREHAPVHRTRLPSGVEAWLVTRYADAKQALADPRLSKNPAHHAEPAHAKGKTGIPGERKAELMTHLLNIDPPDHTRLRRLVSKAFTPRRVAEFAPRVQELADLLIDRFAATGSADLIHEFAFPLPIYAICDLLGVPREDQDEFRDWAGMMIRHQGGPRGGVARSVKKMRGYLADLIHRKRAALPPEPAPGEDLISGLIRASDHGEHLTENEAAAMAFILLFAGFETTVNLVGNGAYALLTHPGQRERLQASLAAGERGLLETGVEELLRYDGPVELATWRFATRPLTIGGQDVAAGDPVLVVLAAADRDPERFTDPDTLDLARRDSQHLGYGHGIHYCLGAPLARLEGQTALATLLTRLPDLRLAADPAELRWRGGLIMRGLRTLPVSFTPLASSAGNGPSPTQK
- a CDS encoding nucleoside triphosphate pyrophosphohydrolase is translated as MNATTADATAPDQGRIVLLTTSHRVAPGLLSWPAWQALRTADRVLCADGAHPQVPYLREAGIRVEEAAPTAEELVDACAGGRTAVVVATGEGDPALTDGLARLAGSGRVRMPDLELLPASYDLPGARLLDLVQVMDRIRLECPWSSQRTHKGLAKYAIEEAYELVEAIEDGDRDELREELGDVLLQVVFHARIAEEDPDAPFSVDDVAGTIVAKLIHRHPHVFGEETAETPEEVREHWLRTKAAEKRRTSVTEGVPLGQPGLALAAKLASRVRTAGLDVPLPTGEGIGYELLALAARAESAGTDPEAALRAAARAYRDAIRAVEG
- a CDS encoding SurA N-terminal domain-containing protein yields the protein MHRRSRRRSALLLTAAIAAAAPLLTACGNDAHPGAAAVVGDQRITVAQLENRVDEVREAQRAAVPDDTQYQQVVARTGTLTRDTLHGMVLDRVLHRAAQDAGVGVSRKEVQDMRGELEKQAGGPEQLETVWLQQYGVAPDRLDDNLLVQIEAQKLAQSLGTDTSRPEFWQALSEASKKLDVDLNPRYGAWDVQKSSRVDTRTPWVREITAAGPQQPA
- the pkaE gene encoding serine/threonine protein kinase PkaE codes for the protein MSTLIGQGGMGQVWTAYDRRLDRRVAVKLLRPDKVAGAEADELRRRFVRECRVTAQVDHPGLVTVHDAGSEGEELFLVMQYVDGADLSDHLAEHDPYPWQWAVAVAAQLCAVLSAVHAVPIVHRDLKPRNVMVKQDGTVTVLDLGVASVMDADTTRLTHTGTPIGSPAYMAPEQAMGGAVGPYTDLYALGVLLHELLSGDVPFAGSTALGVLHRHLYEPPLPVRRTRPEVPEALEALVLRLLAKDPQHRPDSAQEVYEHLAPLLPTLGVPTGGPLDPTRPFVRPHAPWPDRARTPAPQPAPVPPAAEAEKPDVARAVDDVKRLLGEGRITQAVDVLGAILPAAAEQHGERSPVVRTLRRQYAATLMDDGQYRRALPELRRLADERAAEAGQADPQSLRHRYDAAQCLEQLGEPAAALAEYRALLPYYENQYVAGDPDLAHDVRRRIGHLLLALGDRAAAHDTLVRLLHDVEHVHGPGHPLADDIRRTLQWLGRMRG
- a CDS encoding N-6 DNA methylase; the protein is MQDHGTEVTAAGIARLAGVGRAAVSNWRRRHADFPRPVGGTETSPSFALADVEAWLRAQGKLAEVPPRERVWQQLAGHPEGPVAALVQAGCVLLLIHDRPTRWLDASAGSDERLADLLPAALDQVLDARFGTGPERAVTTPAGPRLLPSAPLLRGAAELAAGPGARKAYEFLLGRHLDANPRQYTLTPDPLADLMAELAGPARTVLDPACGTGSLLRAAAAVARPGQELYGQDSDPALAALTALRLALSTDATVRITAGDSLRADARTGLRADAALCHPPFNERNWGHDELAYDPRWEYGFPARTESELAWVQHALARVRDGGTVVVLMPPAAASRRSGRRVRADLLRRGALHAVIALPVGAAPPYNIPLHLWVLRRPERAPAQPGVLLADTGQFAGEGRGGPDWRSVRDAVLDAWTAFDRTGRLDDRPGLARCLPVVELLDDDVDLAPARHLPPPTATGGTERLTDVRERLDETLRLTAELAPAAPGTGRAAPRRPLTTVGELARGGALVLRTGTNGGHARVPLLTDHDVLTGTGPSGTLPEGDEEPVLTESGDVVVPVLGGGSVARVIDADTAGAALGRNLVLLRPDPAALDPWFLAGFLRGTANHRQASSYASTATRLDVRRLQLPRLPLDAQRGYGDRFRALDEFERALRLAGRLGEQLVRGMYDGLTDGTVDPG